A DNA window from Melanotaenia boesemani isolate fMelBoe1 chromosome 6, fMelBoe1.pri, whole genome shotgun sequence contains the following coding sequences:
- the ice1 gene encoding little elongation complex subunit 1 isoform X2, which produces MEKLKQENSNTVAENKKLEDQLKSVKELAESQSLENNQLKREKAAVEIDLLKTQTSLKTSQAQADKVDKLMEENTTITNMKDSLENQTRVLEDSVCKQKYEISQLTKEKILLERHVHDLQERLIKLERERCKDYQSTATQTSASEEPKVDKEKVRMLLQSLWACVEPDNKEPANMLHLPESDYKEALPSSPQKKLQSCLGGISPSASHKKQQSQREHIHVKATYRELNPGPLVQHAIEHQTSPLRSRGKKQVDTPKKSKRSLKRQQPDEPSPEKIGFEPSFDEIMEMFKPLLPCISPLPDLDAQIESKLNSMEMDDWEKKDQPELSEDSALEGNFLNTTKSLSTHKSPKSFAPQKESNVNLLEVTTQKCEQIASEEDLRQKELSCVAKLNDKPEKDGDKMFLQKDLLPLEEPASVKLVPASLLPSSSTLDDTALVEVVSLTKGLEPSCSVNLSSSGVSVISEIKNAFEEAKDNDSEPETKMDADRSLNDVLDATTATPDNGELPRESHAAATSEEPEDKQIIAFSKLDESAKSTNISQTGLEIEKSPSDSFQGSEGATGRNLRESSGPPCKDSEIPACIPSSSSDCMSPVFEERLQIDAANQQLEKKDSNVAQETRGVDATAFPSELNADNEPLTVNTSPLLKDEGHHGDQGCDDADSKTPSKTNVETINGKVTSGSPPSLTNSPELLTVDCKSLEKNTHFVCRQLSPTCLFPSVKVRVLESHPDIKKSNTDVNTEHIAANTTPVACVDTKDIIDKVPVKDLAQDCTDTCSATTLVKNASPTKRPDKCLESCPKEHEKQCSGRNKQENGMTASPAAPQSPEHIGHVRSKMGPPLPPVLTPLSTPQKTGKSINPRHAIGKLSFPSPMDEVASPTTPVQAHSTPNSQGPSSSLNSPAPQNGVPSSPLQFGSATPKHAVPVPGRLPLTALNSSPSSSTSPSQENSMRILDTMYPELSARARTLSILRGNVSLSISSSENGALPTTADSQGSGFKTISSSSTAFTKTEMRGEKRKGICLSQPENSKCPKFGSSSPGVCKQVPPPFSNSRDGTTSPQTLIFEQLKSGTPVSTKVGEPVEQNLIVESLQKIKNQCFDLLPVIQSHLYVGNLPKKPVLRDEEKEVISEICQSNSLHADDMVLAIQKTLKAEKNILSTNYMQALCRVYTGICRQKRDHEKARILAHSILTEDYPDSAKLILFMATTWPTFLSHSSSLCQAIHAITKLKAQEGLLSCLSAFLGWEKTPPCDIDLLISRTLSDLRSGANQSFIKHSRHGEDLGSEAWEQIFTLHLLCSHKKWKWTYENVMGKELWPLMNTWVTQPRDRQEPVSDMTVATVIRLTGRLGQLGLKENCVSSVGTVANVMNTFGRHGQSQDVPWEVQLAAVYCIYELSPCNPKQALDALAQWRGETNQSVPPAVTSCINQLGSICRQVKS; this is translated from the exons ATGGAAAaattgaagcaggaaaacagcaACACAGTAGCCGA GAATAAGAAGCTTGAAGACCAGTTAAAATCTGTAAAAG AGCTGGCAGAGTCACAGTCTCTTGAAAATAATCAGCTGAAGAGAGAAAAGGCTGCTGTTGAAATTGATTTGCTTAAAACACAG ACATCTCTGAAGACGTCTCAAGCACAAGCAGATAAAGTTGATAAGCTGATGGAGGAGAACACAACAATAACCAACAT GAAAGACAGTCTTGAAAATCAAACCAGAGTCCTTGAAG attCAGTTTGCAAACAGAAATATGAAATATCTCAACTGACCAAAGAAAAGATTCTCCTAGAAAGACATGTACACGACCTTCAG GAGAGACTGATCAAACTGGAAAGAGAAAGATGTAAAG acTATCAGAGCACAGCAACTCAAACGAGTGCATCTGAGGAGCCAAAGGTTGATAAAG aaAAGGTCCGGATGCTTTTGCAGAGTTTGTGGGCATGTGTAGAACCAGACAACAAAGAGCCAGCTAACATGTTGCACCTTCCAG AGTCTGATTACAAAGAAGCTCTTCCCTCCTCCCCACAAAAGAAACTGCAGTCTTGTTTGGGTGGAATCTCCCCATCTGCTTCTCATAAGAAGCAGCAATCCCAGAGGGAACACATCCACGTGAAAGCCACTTACAGAGAGTTAAATCCAGGTCCTCTTGTGCAGCATGCCATCGAGCATCAGACGTCTCCTCTGCGCTCCAGAGGCAAGAAACAAGTAGATACTCCAAAAAAGAGCAAGCGATCATTGAAGAGGCAACAACCCGATGAACCGTCTCCTGAGAAGATTGGCTTCGAACCATCTTTTGATGAAATAATGGAAATGTTTAAACCATTACTTCCCTGCATATCCCCACTACCAGACCTG GATGCCCAGATAGAATCTAAGCTGAACTCTATGGAGATGGATGATTGGGAAAAGAAAGACCAGCCTGAACTGTCTGAGGACTCTGCTCTTGAAGGAAACTTTTTAAATACCACAAAATCCTTATCAACCCACAAAAGTCCAAAATCTTTTGCACCTCAGAAAGAGAGTAATGTGAATTTGCTGGAAGTCACAACACAGAAATGTGAACAGATTGCCAGTGAGGAAGACTTGAGACAAAAAGAATTGAGTTGTGTTGCTAAACTGAATGACAAACCAGAGAAAGATGGTGACAAAATGTTTCTTCAGAAAGACCTGTTACCTTTGGAGGAGCCGGCATCAGTTAAATTAGTACCAGCATCCTTATTGCCATCATCTTCCACGCTAGACGACACAGCTTTGGTTGAGGTTGTCTCATTAACTAAAGGCTTAGAGCCCTCCTGTAGTGTGAATCTGAGCAGCAGTGGTGTGAGTGTCAtttctgaaattaaaaatgcttttgaagAGGCTAAAGACAATGACTCAGAGCCAGAAACAAAGATGGATGCAGACAGAAGCCTGAATGATGTTCTTGATGCTACAACAGCTACACCTGATAATGGAGAATTGCCAAGAGAAAGTCATGCAGCTGCAACCTCTGAAGAGCCAGAAGATAAGCAAATTATTGCTTTTTCAAAATTGGATGAGTCTGCAAAAAGCACCAATATCTCACAAACTGGTTTAGAAATTGAAAAAAGTCCTTCTGATTCCTTTCAGGGCAGTGAAGGTGCCACAGGACGTAACCTCAGGGAGAGTTCAGGGCCTCCCTGTAAAGACTCAGAAATCCCAGCATGTATCCCATCAAGCAGCAGTGACTGCATGAGCCCTGTCTTTGAAGAGAGGCTGCAAATTGATGCAGCCAACCAGCAGCTTGAGAAAAAAGATAGTAATGTAGCACAAGAAACTAGAGGAGTTGATGCTACAGCTTTTCCTTCAGAGTTGAATGCTGATAATGAACCTCTGACTGTTAATACATCTCCATTGTTAAAGGATGAAGGGCACCATGGTGACCAGGGATGTGATGATGCTGATTCTAAAACTCCATCTAAAACGAATGTAGAAACGATAAATGGTAAAGTAACATCTGGCAGTCCACCTTCATTAACTAACTCTCCAGAGCTGCTAACTGTGGACTGTAAATCTTTGgagaaaaatacacatttcGTTTGCAGGCAGTTGAGTCCCACATGTTTGTTTCCTTCTGTCAAAGTACGGGTTTTGGAAAGTCACCCTGATATAAAGAAGTCTAATACAGATGTTAACACGGAGCACATTGCTGCAAACACAACTCCTGTTGCATGTGTCGATACAAAAGACATTATTGACAAGGTTCCTGTCAAAGATCTCGCTCAGGATTGCACAGACACGTGTAGCGCTACGACCCTCGTTAAGAATGCTTCTCCCACAAAAAGACCAGATAAATGTTTAGAGTCATGTCCAAAAGAGCATGAAAAACAGTGTTCAGGTAGGAACAAGCAAGAAAACGGTATGACAGCAAGTCCAGCTGCACCTCAAAGCCCAGAGCATATCGGCCATGTTCGCTCTAAAATGGGTCCCCCACTTCCTCCTGTTTTGACGCCTCTGAGCACACCTCAAAAGACAGGTAAATCAATCAACCCAAGACATGCTATTGGGAAACTTTCATTTCCCTCCCCCATGGATGAAGTGGCTTCACCCACCACTCCTGTCCAGGCCCATTCAACACCCAACAGCCAGGGACCGAGTTCATCCCTCAACAGCCCCGCCCCACAAAATGGAGTCCCCTCATCACCACTTCAGTTCGGCTCTGCCACTCCAAAACATGCCGTGCCAGTTCCTGGTCGCCTTCCCTTAACAGCACTGAATTCTTCTCCATCATCTTCTACCAGCCCTTCTCAGGAAAACTCCATGAGGATTCTTGATACCATGTATCCAGAACTTTCTGCCCGGGCCCGGACTCTGAGCATTCTTAGAGGAAATGTCAGCCTCAGCATCAGTTCATCAGAGAATGGAGCGTTGCCCACCACAGCTGACAGTCAGGGATCTGGCTTTAAAACTATCAGTTCCAGTTCAACGGCCTTCACAAAGACTGAGATGcggggagaaaaaagaaaaggtatcTGTTTGTCTCAGCCTGAAAACAGCAAATGTCCAAAGTTTGGCAGCAGTTCCCCTGGTGTGTGCAAGCAGGTGCCTCCCCCCTTCTCAAACAGCAGAGATGGGACCACCTCACCGCAGACGCTGATATTTGAACAGTTGAAGAGTGGGACACCAGTTTCTACCAAAGTTGGAGAACCTGTCGAGCAAAACCTTATAGTTGAGTCTTTACAGAAGATTAAGAACCAGTGCTTTGATCTACTTCCTGTTATCCAGAGCCACCTTTATGTTGGTAACCTGCCCAAAAAGCCTGTCTTAAGAGATGAAGAGAAGGAGGTCATCTCTGAGATTTGCCAGAGTAACTCG CTCCATGCAGATGACATGGTTTTGGCCATCCAGAAAACACtgaaagctgaaaaaaacatcCTCAGCACAAACTACATGCAAGCTCTCTGCAGAGTCTACACAGGGATCTGTAGACAGAAAAGAGACCATGAAAAGGCTCGCATCCTTGCCCACAGCATTCTCACTGAAG ATTACCCAGATTCTGCAAAGCTGATTTTGTTTATGGCAACGACATGGCCCACTTTTCTCTCACACAGCAGTTCTTTGTGCCAGGCCATTCATGCCATCACCAAACTGAAAGCACAAGAAGGGCTTCTCAGCTGTCTTTCAGCATTCCTTGGTTGGGAGAAG ACTCCTCCCTGTGATATTGACCTGCTGATCTCCAGAACACTGTCTGATCTCCGGTCAGGAGCAAATCAGTCCTTCATCAAACACAGTCGCCATGGAGAAGACCTGGGATCCGAAGCTTGGGAACAAATCTTCACACTACATCTCTTATGTTCACACAAGAAGTGGAAGTGGACCTATGAAAATGTAATGGG CAAGGAGTTGTGGCCATTAATGAACACTTGGGTTACACAGCCAAGAGATCGCCAGGAACCTGTCTCTGACATGACGGTTGCCACGGTAATCCGACTCACAG GACGTCTTGGTCAGCTGGGCCTTAAAGAGAACTGTGTTTCCTCGGTGGGCACTGTTGCAAATGTCATGAACACATTTGGAAGGCACGGACAGAGCCAAG ATGTACCATGGGAGGTTCAGCTGGCAGCTGTGTACTGCATCTATGAACTGTCTCCTTGCAATCCCAAACAAGCCTTAGATGCCCTGGCACAGTGGAGAGGAGAAACAAATCAGAGTGTCCCTCCAGCTGTTACTAGTTGCATTAATCAGTTAGGATCTATTTGTAGACAAGTCAAGAgctga
- the ice1 gene encoding little elongation complex subunit 1 isoform X1 has translation MLYNTSRVSYSGTRVAMMPGESQSKTAAIAADATNGKCQNCSVLHQSLTEYVSSFLALKQKITVSDDTIRLQQQLEELQTRLVTQEKKTADYESLHAELEEKRSALKACEQLSEEMEKLKQENSNTVAENKKLEDQLKSVKELAESQSLENNQLKREKAAVEIDLLKTQTSLKTSQAQADKVDKLMEENTTITNMKDSLENQTRVLEDSVCKQKYEISQLTKEKILLERHVHDLQERLIKLERERCKDYQSTATQTSASEEPKVDKEKVRMLLQSLWACVEPDNKEPANMLHLPESDYKEALPSSPQKKLQSCLGGISPSASHKKQQSQREHIHVKATYRELNPGPLVQHAIEHQTSPLRSRGKKQVDTPKKSKRSLKRQQPDEPSPEKIGFEPSFDEIMEMFKPLLPCISPLPDLDAQIESKLNSMEMDDWEKKDQPELSEDSALEGNFLNTTKSLSTHKSPKSFAPQKESNVNLLEVTTQKCEQIASEEDLRQKELSCVAKLNDKPEKDGDKMFLQKDLLPLEEPASVKLVPASLLPSSSTLDDTALVEVVSLTKGLEPSCSVNLSSSGVSVISEIKNAFEEAKDNDSEPETKMDADRSLNDVLDATTATPDNGELPRESHAAATSEEPEDKQIIAFSKLDESAKSTNISQTGLEIEKSPSDSFQGSEGATGRNLRESSGPPCKDSEIPACIPSSSSDCMSPVFEERLQIDAANQQLEKKDSNVAQETRGVDATAFPSELNADNEPLTVNTSPLLKDEGHHGDQGCDDADSKTPSKTNVETINGKVTSGSPPSLTNSPELLTVDCKSLEKNTHFVCRQLSPTCLFPSVKVRVLESHPDIKKSNTDVNTEHIAANTTPVACVDTKDIIDKVPVKDLAQDCTDTCSATTLVKNASPTKRPDKCLESCPKEHEKQCSGRNKQENGMTASPAAPQSPEHIGHVRSKMGPPLPPVLTPLSTPQKTGKSINPRHAIGKLSFPSPMDEVASPTTPVQAHSTPNSQGPSSSLNSPAPQNGVPSSPLQFGSATPKHAVPVPGRLPLTALNSSPSSSTSPSQENSMRILDTMYPELSARARTLSILRGNVSLSISSSENGALPTTADSQGSGFKTISSSSTAFTKTEMRGEKRKGICLSQPENSKCPKFGSSSPGVCKQVPPPFSNSRDGTTSPQTLIFEQLKSGTPVSTKVGEPVEQNLIVESLQKIKNQCFDLLPVIQSHLYVGNLPKKPVLRDEEKEVISEICQSNSLHADDMVLAIQKTLKAEKNILSTNYMQALCRVYTGICRQKRDHEKARILAHSILTEDYPDSAKLILFMATTWPTFLSHSSSLCQAIHAITKLKAQEGLLSCLSAFLGWEKTPPCDIDLLISRTLSDLRSGANQSFIKHSRHGEDLGSEAWEQIFTLHLLCSHKKWKWTYENVMGKELWPLMNTWVTQPRDRQEPVSDMTVATVIRLTGRLGQLGLKENCVSSVGTVANVMNTFGRHGQSQDVPWEVQLAAVYCIYELSPCNPKQALDALAQWRGETNQSVPPAVTSCINQLGSICRQVKS, from the exons ATGCTATATAATACCAGCCGTGTAAGTTACAGCGGGACTCGTGTTGCCATGATGCCAGGAGAAAGCCAGTCCAAAACGGCAGCCATTGCCGCGGACGCGACAAATGGAAAATGCCAAAACTGCTCTGTTTTGCACCAG AGCCTGACAGAATATGTGTCGTCATTTCTTgcactgaaacagaaaataacgGTTTCAGA TGACACAATCAGGCTtcaacagcagctggaagagttGCAGACCCGGTTGGTTACTCAGGAGAAAAAGACAGCAGATTATGAATCTTTACATGCAGAACTGGAAGAAAAGAGG AGTGCTCTGAAAGCTTGTGAACAGCTGTCTGAAGAGATGGAAAaattgaagcaggaaaacagcaACACAGTAGCCGA GAATAAGAAGCTTGAAGACCAGTTAAAATCTGTAAAAG AGCTGGCAGAGTCACAGTCTCTTGAAAATAATCAGCTGAAGAGAGAAAAGGCTGCTGTTGAAATTGATTTGCTTAAAACACAG ACATCTCTGAAGACGTCTCAAGCACAAGCAGATAAAGTTGATAAGCTGATGGAGGAGAACACAACAATAACCAACAT GAAAGACAGTCTTGAAAATCAAACCAGAGTCCTTGAAG attCAGTTTGCAAACAGAAATATGAAATATCTCAACTGACCAAAGAAAAGATTCTCCTAGAAAGACATGTACACGACCTTCAG GAGAGACTGATCAAACTGGAAAGAGAAAGATGTAAAG acTATCAGAGCACAGCAACTCAAACGAGTGCATCTGAGGAGCCAAAGGTTGATAAAG aaAAGGTCCGGATGCTTTTGCAGAGTTTGTGGGCATGTGTAGAACCAGACAACAAAGAGCCAGCTAACATGTTGCACCTTCCAG AGTCTGATTACAAAGAAGCTCTTCCCTCCTCCCCACAAAAGAAACTGCAGTCTTGTTTGGGTGGAATCTCCCCATCTGCTTCTCATAAGAAGCAGCAATCCCAGAGGGAACACATCCACGTGAAAGCCACTTACAGAGAGTTAAATCCAGGTCCTCTTGTGCAGCATGCCATCGAGCATCAGACGTCTCCTCTGCGCTCCAGAGGCAAGAAACAAGTAGATACTCCAAAAAAGAGCAAGCGATCATTGAAGAGGCAACAACCCGATGAACCGTCTCCTGAGAAGATTGGCTTCGAACCATCTTTTGATGAAATAATGGAAATGTTTAAACCATTACTTCCCTGCATATCCCCACTACCAGACCTG GATGCCCAGATAGAATCTAAGCTGAACTCTATGGAGATGGATGATTGGGAAAAGAAAGACCAGCCTGAACTGTCTGAGGACTCTGCTCTTGAAGGAAACTTTTTAAATACCACAAAATCCTTATCAACCCACAAAAGTCCAAAATCTTTTGCACCTCAGAAAGAGAGTAATGTGAATTTGCTGGAAGTCACAACACAGAAATGTGAACAGATTGCCAGTGAGGAAGACTTGAGACAAAAAGAATTGAGTTGTGTTGCTAAACTGAATGACAAACCAGAGAAAGATGGTGACAAAATGTTTCTTCAGAAAGACCTGTTACCTTTGGAGGAGCCGGCATCAGTTAAATTAGTACCAGCATCCTTATTGCCATCATCTTCCACGCTAGACGACACAGCTTTGGTTGAGGTTGTCTCATTAACTAAAGGCTTAGAGCCCTCCTGTAGTGTGAATCTGAGCAGCAGTGGTGTGAGTGTCAtttctgaaattaaaaatgcttttgaagAGGCTAAAGACAATGACTCAGAGCCAGAAACAAAGATGGATGCAGACAGAAGCCTGAATGATGTTCTTGATGCTACAACAGCTACACCTGATAATGGAGAATTGCCAAGAGAAAGTCATGCAGCTGCAACCTCTGAAGAGCCAGAAGATAAGCAAATTATTGCTTTTTCAAAATTGGATGAGTCTGCAAAAAGCACCAATATCTCACAAACTGGTTTAGAAATTGAAAAAAGTCCTTCTGATTCCTTTCAGGGCAGTGAAGGTGCCACAGGACGTAACCTCAGGGAGAGTTCAGGGCCTCCCTGTAAAGACTCAGAAATCCCAGCATGTATCCCATCAAGCAGCAGTGACTGCATGAGCCCTGTCTTTGAAGAGAGGCTGCAAATTGATGCAGCCAACCAGCAGCTTGAGAAAAAAGATAGTAATGTAGCACAAGAAACTAGAGGAGTTGATGCTACAGCTTTTCCTTCAGAGTTGAATGCTGATAATGAACCTCTGACTGTTAATACATCTCCATTGTTAAAGGATGAAGGGCACCATGGTGACCAGGGATGTGATGATGCTGATTCTAAAACTCCATCTAAAACGAATGTAGAAACGATAAATGGTAAAGTAACATCTGGCAGTCCACCTTCATTAACTAACTCTCCAGAGCTGCTAACTGTGGACTGTAAATCTTTGgagaaaaatacacatttcGTTTGCAGGCAGTTGAGTCCCACATGTTTGTTTCCTTCTGTCAAAGTACGGGTTTTGGAAAGTCACCCTGATATAAAGAAGTCTAATACAGATGTTAACACGGAGCACATTGCTGCAAACACAACTCCTGTTGCATGTGTCGATACAAAAGACATTATTGACAAGGTTCCTGTCAAAGATCTCGCTCAGGATTGCACAGACACGTGTAGCGCTACGACCCTCGTTAAGAATGCTTCTCCCACAAAAAGACCAGATAAATGTTTAGAGTCATGTCCAAAAGAGCATGAAAAACAGTGTTCAGGTAGGAACAAGCAAGAAAACGGTATGACAGCAAGTCCAGCTGCACCTCAAAGCCCAGAGCATATCGGCCATGTTCGCTCTAAAATGGGTCCCCCACTTCCTCCTGTTTTGACGCCTCTGAGCACACCTCAAAAGACAGGTAAATCAATCAACCCAAGACATGCTATTGGGAAACTTTCATTTCCCTCCCCCATGGATGAAGTGGCTTCACCCACCACTCCTGTCCAGGCCCATTCAACACCCAACAGCCAGGGACCGAGTTCATCCCTCAACAGCCCCGCCCCACAAAATGGAGTCCCCTCATCACCACTTCAGTTCGGCTCTGCCACTCCAAAACATGCCGTGCCAGTTCCTGGTCGCCTTCCCTTAACAGCACTGAATTCTTCTCCATCATCTTCTACCAGCCCTTCTCAGGAAAACTCCATGAGGATTCTTGATACCATGTATCCAGAACTTTCTGCCCGGGCCCGGACTCTGAGCATTCTTAGAGGAAATGTCAGCCTCAGCATCAGTTCATCAGAGAATGGAGCGTTGCCCACCACAGCTGACAGTCAGGGATCTGGCTTTAAAACTATCAGTTCCAGTTCAACGGCCTTCACAAAGACTGAGATGcggggagaaaaaagaaaaggtatcTGTTTGTCTCAGCCTGAAAACAGCAAATGTCCAAAGTTTGGCAGCAGTTCCCCTGGTGTGTGCAAGCAGGTGCCTCCCCCCTTCTCAAACAGCAGAGATGGGACCACCTCACCGCAGACGCTGATATTTGAACAGTTGAAGAGTGGGACACCAGTTTCTACCAAAGTTGGAGAACCTGTCGAGCAAAACCTTATAGTTGAGTCTTTACAGAAGATTAAGAACCAGTGCTTTGATCTACTTCCTGTTATCCAGAGCCACCTTTATGTTGGTAACCTGCCCAAAAAGCCTGTCTTAAGAGATGAAGAGAAGGAGGTCATCTCTGAGATTTGCCAGAGTAACTCG CTCCATGCAGATGACATGGTTTTGGCCATCCAGAAAACACtgaaagctgaaaaaaacatcCTCAGCACAAACTACATGCAAGCTCTCTGCAGAGTCTACACAGGGATCTGTAGACAGAAAAGAGACCATGAAAAGGCTCGCATCCTTGCCCACAGCATTCTCACTGAAG ATTACCCAGATTCTGCAAAGCTGATTTTGTTTATGGCAACGACATGGCCCACTTTTCTCTCACACAGCAGTTCTTTGTGCCAGGCCATTCATGCCATCACCAAACTGAAAGCACAAGAAGGGCTTCTCAGCTGTCTTTCAGCATTCCTTGGTTGGGAGAAG ACTCCTCCCTGTGATATTGACCTGCTGATCTCCAGAACACTGTCTGATCTCCGGTCAGGAGCAAATCAGTCCTTCATCAAACACAGTCGCCATGGAGAAGACCTGGGATCCGAAGCTTGGGAACAAATCTTCACACTACATCTCTTATGTTCACACAAGAAGTGGAAGTGGACCTATGAAAATGTAATGGG CAAGGAGTTGTGGCCATTAATGAACACTTGGGTTACACAGCCAAGAGATCGCCAGGAACCTGTCTCTGACATGACGGTTGCCACGGTAATCCGACTCACAG GACGTCTTGGTCAGCTGGGCCTTAAAGAGAACTGTGTTTCCTCGGTGGGCACTGTTGCAAATGTCATGAACACATTTGGAAGGCACGGACAGAGCCAAG ATGTACCATGGGAGGTTCAGCTGGCAGCTGTGTACTGCATCTATGAACTGTCTCCTTGCAATCCCAAACAAGCCTTAGATGCCCTGGCACAGTGGAGAGGAGAAACAAATCAGAGTGTCCCTCCAGCTGTTACTAGTTGCATTAATCAGTTAGGATCTATTTGTAGACAAGTCAAGAgctga